The DNA sequence agaggacagaaatgttttcacgcccccccaaaattgaaatactattgagaacctatttatttctctgtataaaccactatatgagttgtcctgccctgcctctcacgcccGCCCGACACCTCACCACGCCCCCCCCAGGGGGGACCGCctccactatttgagaagtactgttttagacttacacacacacgctttttAGATTTACACACACTTTAGATTTACTCGCACATACtttagacttacacacacactttagacttacacacacacactttagacttacacacacacacacaggactctgcattgacttccattcatttaaataaaacaaaacaaagtctcATCACTAACctaaaccataaccacaattcaaatcttagtcctaaacttaaccagttcctcagaaatgaggttctgcctcagtaggaccaggttttggtctccatgaggactattggtcctgacaaggtcagtgtttatgacagaaaacacacacacactagagcaTATGATGTAATGTTTGTTTGCTAACAGGCCACTCCTCCTTCCGTCTGCGATTTTCAAACAAACTTCCACGTTTGTTATAGACTTTATATTATTTCTTATGTGATTCTGATTATCATTTGTAAATATGttacaaatcaaataaataaataaatatgtataaatggaTAAAGTGTAGATTTTAAATGTAAGTATTTTGGTTTCTTATCAGAGTAGAAATATATCGTACATTTTACTGCGTAGTGTTTCCTTTACGACAGATGTCGGTGACATTGCCTCTGcttgtgttgccatggtaacggAAGTAAAACCAACTCCAAGTCAAAACACATTgagccgttttttttttctggaattaaatgtcgttttatgtttttttctctttgttttttacgTGCAGCTATTTCAGACACTTTGGTGCCATAAAACAAGAGACAAATGTCGCCCCCTGTAGGCCGTAGTAAAGCTCTGCAGTCACAGAAACTGATTCTTTTCATGTACAGTTTGTGTAAATTCATGACTTATAAACGTGTTCTACAGTTTAATCTCTTTTATTGATGATCCTTCTGCTcgacattaaaaaaagactgatTTATGTGAAATGTTCTCATAGAGAAaccattttttagttttttgctcTGTACCAGACAGAAGTTCCTGTTTTTCAAAAATCAAGGTTTGTTTTAATGTccttttgatttagttttttatgATTACTTCAAACTGaaattaaagggataattcaggtGTTTTTGAAGTGCCAGTGTAAAGTCTACAAtaatgtttcacgtctttatctcactgtcagacagacttttccaacaggaaagtgaagtttgtaaaccactcattctcccacaccaaagtccatagagaaagttAATGATTTTAGctatggggacacaggagctgttggtcctctgctgccttgtgtggtcactttgtgtcactgaggttaatctgaacaaaggattttaaatgcagaattTACTAAATAAGACatctgaacttagtgatggaggcagcagtggatcaacaactcctgtgtgtgattatttctatggactttggtgtgggagagtgaacggTTTCAAACaagcacacttcaaaaaaccctgAACCCTTTAATGATAATTATGACCATAAATGAAGGATACAGTGAGGATTTCActcaatcattttatttataaaatcagctttaaaaaatatataagcaAAAATGTAACTGCtggaatttatttttgtttataaaatgtttgtttttgtcttaattcttgttaaaatgtgatttttacagcagttggaGGAATATAAAAGCCATTGTGGGTGAAGTGGTGGCGTTCATTTAAAGCTCTGTTCTGTAAGTGTGGAAAAGCTTCATCCCTGCCCCCTGTTCTCAACGCTCCACCCCCCAAAACACTTGACTGATGCTGTgctccatttgtagtcggaacttggAATTTCCGAGTGGTATTGGCGAGCCTAAAATacgttgttttttgttttgtttttttactcctcAACTGGAACACGTTGAACTTGGAGGCTGGTGTCACTCCTAGTTCCCAGTTCCactgtaaatggaacgcagcacaAGTTTTCGGTGTCTCAATTCAGGCCCCGCCTCTTTCCGAGGCTACCTTTAAGGAACTGACGATCTTCCCCGAACAACGAAGGTGAAGCCTCATTGGCCCGAGCTATCCCAGGATGCATTGCGTGTGCCGGGTTTTGGCTTTTGGCAATAAGACTAATCTAACGGTTAACGTTAAAAAAACAAGGGGGCCTTTCTTTTTcgtgatttaaatatttatattgcGATAGAAAAATCCATGTAGACTAATTTCTCTCATTTCGCAGCGTAGACTGCGTCCTCCAAAAGTAGGCGGGGCCTAATAAGagctgtttttctgtgtgtacaGAATTTTTTTACAAGAACATTTCATAACGTTGAAAAATAAGTGtgtttaataatataataataaatataagtgTAGCCTTGAATGGGCAGTGTGAAGCCAGATAAATTAATTTGGTTGCAATATGCAACTTCATCAATAGGTGCCACTAAATCCCACACATCGGCCCCTTAAACATTAATGTTGCACTTTGAAGAGACTTTTGTTTctgacactgtaaaaaaaaaaaatcttccttGGCTCTTGTTCTTCGCAAAACGTGAGCATACTGTTCGTAACTGGTGTCGTAAAAACACTGCGCACTTGTTTGCTAATATTTCTAACAGACGATGTTTCtgagctgtaaaaaaaagagaaaagttttgagtttgtttttttgttacagaCACAAAAATCCGTAGCATCGTCACTGTTAGCATCAtcagctttttattttcattaaattgttttttttgcgttaCAACGTAAAAATGCGACCCAAACAAACAATTTTAACAGTTTTTCAATATTCATGTTTACAACTAAAAAACACTGCGCACTTGTTTGCTAATATTTCTAACAGACGATGTTTCTGAGctgtaaaaaagagagaaaagttttgagtttgtttttttgttacagaCACAAAAATCCGTAGCATCGTCACTGTTAGCATCAtcagctttttattttcattaaattgttttttttgcgttaCAACGTAAAAATGCGACCCAAACAAACAATTTTAACAGTTTTTCAATATTCATGTTTACAActgtcaaagtaaaagtctaaTAAAAAATCTGCTCATTTGATTTGACTCTTATTTTGTAAagaattgcttttttttttcctgtttcaacatattttttaattcaaattaggttcaaaacatcatatttacagtaatatttgtaaagttaaaaatgtgttgggtattttgtaattttacagATTTTGAATGTTGACCCCgtaagcttttattttggttcatCCACAGACCACTGTGTTAATTAGTCAACAATGtccatatttcagtttttactagtcaaCAATGtccatatttcagtttttactagtcaaatatgtccataattcagttgttactagtcaaaaatgtccataattcagtttttactagtcaaGAATGTCCATAGTTCAGTTGTTACTAGTCAAAGATGTCCATAATTCAGTTGTTACTAGTCAAAGATGTCCATAATTCAGTTGTTactagtcaaaaatgtcaataattcagttgttactagtcataaatgtcaatatttacgTTGTTACTAGTCATAAATGTCCATAATTCAGTTGTTACTAGTCAAATATGTCCATAATTCAGTTGTTACTAGTCAAATATGTCCATAATTCAGTTGTTActagtcaaaaatgtccataattcAGTTGTTACTAGTCATAAATGTCCATAATTCAGTTGTTACTAGTCATAAATGTCCATAATTCAGTTGTTACtagtaaaaaatgtcaataattcAGTTGTTACTAGTCATAGATGTCCATAATTCTGTTGTTACTAGTCAAATATGtccataattcagtttttactagtcaaaaatgtccataattcagtttttactagtcaaaaatgtccataGTTCAGTTGTTACTAGTCAAAGATGTCCATAATTCAGTTGTTACTAGTCAAAGATGtccataattcagtttttactagtcaaGAATGTCCATAGTTCAGTTGTTACTAGTCAAAGATGTCCATAATTCAGTTGTTACTAGTCAAAGATGTCCATAATTCAGTTGTTactagtcaaaaatgtcaataattcagttgttactagtcataaatgtcaatatttacgTTGTTACTAGTCATAAATGTCCATAATTCAGTTGTTACTAGTCAAATATGTCCATAATTCAGTTGTTACTAGTCAAATATGTCCATAATTCAGTTGTTActagtcaaaaatgtccataattcAGTTGTTACTAGTCATAAATGTCCATAATTCAGTTGTTACTAGTCATAAATGTCCATAATTCAGTTGTTACtagtaaaaaatgtcaataattcAGTTGTTACTAGTCATAGATGTCCATAATTCTGTTGTTACTAGTCAAATATGtccataattcagtttttactagtcaaaaatgtccataattcagtttttactagtcaaaaatgtccataGTTCAGTTGTTACTAGTCAAAGATGTCCATAATTCAGTTGTTACTAGTCAAAGATGTCCATAATTCAGTTGTTactagtcaaaaatgtcaataattcagttgttactagtcataaatgtcaatatttacgTTGTTActagtcaaaaatgtccataattcAGTTGTTACTAGTCAAATATGTCCATTATTCAGTTGTTActagtcaaaaatgtccataattcAGTTGTTATTAGTCATAAATGTCAATAATTCAGTTGTTACCAGTCATAAATGTCAATAATTCAGTTGTTACTAGTCATAAATGTCCATAATTCAGTTGTTACTAGTCATAAATGTCCATAATTCAGTTGTTACTAGTCATAAATGTCCATAATTCAGTTGTTACTAGTCAAATATGTCCATAATTCAGTTGTTTCTAGTCATAATGAAGTCACAGATATGTTTAACTCTGATTCCAGACAACGTAACTTggtgattaaatgttaaaaatgttaattaatcCAGGATTACGAGTTAATCCTGATCTTTCAGCCGCTGCTCGTGTTGATGACGTCACTATGGGCGGGTACCTGTTGTCCCGTCCAggtttgactgacgtgtgtttaAACTAATCACTTGTGCCAGTTTCGACGGATTCAGCCAATGAGCAGCGTCATGAGGCAGTGGCGACCAATCAGAAGCgagcccgtgtgtgtgtgtgtgtgtgtcacagtaaaCACTCTGTCGTCACTGATGGTGAGTAACTTTTGTACTGTTTTCCACTTTATATCGTTTCGTgtttataaaacaacaacatttacacGCGTTTGTTCGCGTGTCGTGCTTTTAAACTCACgcacagtgtgtttacatgctaatgctaacgctaGCAGCGGATTAACGGTGTTTGAGTCGCTTCCGCTGTGCAGCAGCGTTAATAACGGTGAGAAAAAAGTTATTaaacttattgtaagtcgctttggataaaggcGTCTGCTAAAGTCCATGTACTGTAATTCAAAGTCATCATTTCACGCAACGTTTCTGTTGTAAATTAGAATAAAATCAATCCGAGGTGAAAATGAAACCAACATTTTATTGTTGGAGAagacaaattaatattttaaagatACGATTTACGTTCAATTTGAACctgaagttatttttttttaaaagattatctgtcatgttgttattttaatagTTCATCAGGTAGAATTAATGTTAACATTCTAATAAAACTAAACTGTATTTAACTAAAGTTTTAGATCCTTCTAGAAAGAAGTAATTTCAGTTATATGTCAGAGAACAGGTGTTTTGTCCAGTTTTAGAATAATCTGAATGAACAGTATTATGTTTATGATGTTTACATAAGTGACTTAAAATTCCAGGGCACTATGTTctagaaaatgtttttattattgtgtcaattttttttatcataatctGACTACTGACCTCATTCTGAAAAAGGGATTATTCAATTATAATGCTTTATATGAGTTGCTTATAGAAAATTCCAGCAGACAATGTTCTAGAAAGaagttaatttaattttatgtcagaaaataacaggtctttatattattttgtccaATTTAATACTGTAATAATCTGACTGCTGACATTATTCAGTTGCCTAAAGTAAATTCCAGCTCACAATGTtcttaaaatatgtatatatatatatatatatatgtgtgtgtgtgtgtgtgtgtgtgtgtgtgtatatgtacagaCACGtatgattctgattctgatagaATACTCCAGAATACTCCACTTCTTCCTCAGGTGAACCAGCTGGGATTGCACCAATTCATCTAttaaattactaaatgaatcatcaattATTAGAGTAACTCAAACTATAAACCCTGATAACTGATTCATCTTtcattgaatattttctggtttctttgctccataaaacaaagaagtcattgaaactgaatcagttttgagaacatcatcatttcatttcgTGATCAGTATTTCtcgtctctgtgtttctctgctccttTGCTTGTGTttcatgtcctcatgtcttcaTTTCAGATGCAGTTCATGCTTCTGTTCAGTCGTCAAGGAAAGCTGCGGCTGCAGAAATGGTACATGCCCCTGTctgacaaagagaagaagaagatcaccAGAGAGTTGGTGCAGACGGTTCTGGCTCGAAAGCCCAAGATGTGCAGCTTCCTGGAGTGGAGAGATCTGAAGGTCGTCTACAAGAGGTCAGTCCTGAAGTCCTGAGATCACAGATGATCACAGATGATCACAGATGATCACAGAGCAGAGACCTGTCAATCATCAAAGAGACAGAGCTGTAGTTTCTCCTCTTTATCATCACAGCCAGTGGAGCAGTAGGCCGACAAACAAGCCTAAAAACAATAATTCTTTTCTTACACATTCAACAACCAGACAGTATAGGTACAGTATGTAGGTAGGAAGGTTGTAAGAAGGTTGTCTGTAGGTTATAGTAGGGCTGGACAATAATACGATAACGATATGTATCGTGACAGCGTGACAGACACTTCCATGATATCAGTAGAAAAAACGTTTGATAAAGTCACTCAAACCAAAAAAAGCAGGTTTGGTTGCATGAACAAACTCAGCCCCTCCCTCGTAACCAGCAGCCTGTAGCGTGGTCAGAGTcaaacagccaatcactgaACAGTCACATCGTCTTCCCCGTGTCTcactcacaacaacagcagcatgtgAACATCGACTGAGCGCTGAGAGCGAGGAGATCACGACCTCGCCAGTATGGCAGATTTGTGGTTACTTAAAGTGCGACCACAGTCACGCCAATGTCGCCTACAAATGACACCAGACGACCGGAACCACCAAGAGCTTATTACTTATTATCAACAAACCTATTCTACCATCTTTGTCGATTACACGCGCTGTACGGTACGGCCATCATCGAGATACTGTTAAACACACTGTTGTTAGGCAACACATAACAAAAATGTATGCAACAGTGTTCACGTGAACACTGTTGCATacataatccccatattgcatgtttatggactgtgggaagaagccggagaaacccccccccccccccccacacacacacacacagagagaacatgtgacctctatgcagaaagacccttgttccaactggggctcgacCCAGTGCTAACGagcggttagcactcttgcctttgcaagcCACCAACCGTGTggttacacatatatatttataataaacaaataaagttttctgttttgtctttgcTGTTTTATAAAAAGTAAACCAGATTaaactttgtttcatttgtttttgaggTTTTTGTGAAAGTGTTGAGTTTAATTTTCTCtgtcgtgtgtgagtgtgaatgagtcGTGGATTCTCCTGACCTGGATTAACTGAGCCAATCATCACATTCTTAAAGAGCCTAAAGGATTAAACAGGATaaagagcctgtgtgtgtgtgtgtgtgtgcatactacaacaacaactaatAATAGTAACATATACAGAGCAGGGGCGGAAAGAGTACCAAAaaatctactcaagtaaaagtactgttacctTGATGaaattttactcaagtaaaagtactggtgtaaaaatctactcaagtaaaagtaaaaagtagctaatttaaaatgtactcagagtaaaagttacttagttacttctTTTgggtgagtgggggggggggggggtacaagtacaaaaacatacacaaagctcaaactcacttttttattaaatcaaacacatacagtagatcaCAGATAGATCCAGATTACAGTTCCTCTTTAATTATTCAATGAACTTGCTATTTAGTTTGAACAGGAGCTGGTTTTCAGGACTCTGCACCATCAGCTGAGTcagaaataataatcagaaataGTATCGTTTTCACCTGTCGCATATTCAGGTGTACAGAGATACACATGTATCAAGAACTGCACAAATAAATCcacatttgacaaaataatcatGACTTGATTCATGCCTGAGCTTTCATTCACATCTCACTGTATAAGAACAGAAAatcaacaggaaactgtctTTAGCTCATCAAGACATCAAAGCAGAACAAGATTATCCcacatatgaaaataaatgttaacaaaCTCAGTTGAAGTGAAAGTCGTGGGCTCTGTGTCTTTTCACGGATCCATGATTAATTGCATGTAGCGTTATTTAGCTTCACGTGAGGTGATCTTACCTCAGGTAAAGGTTGGCAGGTTGGAAGCAGAGCTTTTGTAGGTGGAGAGCTGCGTCTCTTTCGGCATACAAAGTTTACATCGCATGatgaaattgttgttattcCCGGACTTGAACTCAAAGAAGTCCTTTAAGTATGGCCAGGGATTGGCCTCACCTTCTCCGTGCGTGTCCCTATGTTCCAAATTCGACCCTTCTCCATCGATACACTCGTCTCCATCCGTCTCCATCATCTTTTAGCTAGCTCCTCTGTGGCACCAACGTCTCGACGTTTCTGACGCTGCAGTTGTCCAGAGCCAATCAGATGGACACTTACTGGCACGCAGACAcggttttttttactttgtaacaGAAGCTATTTCAAATGCAGCGAAGTAAATTACTTCCAACAatatgtacttaagtaaaagtaaaattactgatttacacaaaaaaactactcaattacagtaacgagAGTAAATGTAACTCCTTACTTTCCACCCCTGATACAGAGACtgaggctgttgttgttgttgtttacgtTGTTTGAGGctgttgtttatgttgtctgaggctgttgttgttgtttaagttGTTTGaggctgttgttgtttatgttgtctgaggctgttgttgttgttgtttcagttgtctgaggctgttgttgtttatgttgtctgaggctgttgttgttgtttacgtTGTTTGaggctgttgttgtttatgttgtctgaggctgttgttgttgtttacgtTGTTTGaggctgttgttgtttatgttgtctgaggctgttgttgttgttgtttacgttgtctgaggctgttgttgttgtttacgtTGTTTGAGGCTGTTGTTTACGTTGTCTGaggctgttgttgtttatgttgtctgaggctgttgttgttgttgtttcagttgtctgaggctgttgttgttgtcgttgcaGATATGCCAGTTTGTATTTCTGCTGTGCTGTGGAGAACCAGGACAACGAGCTCATCACTCTGGAGATCATCCACAGATACGTGGAGCTGCTCGACAAATACTTTGGCAGCGTGAGTTTCTGGTGACTCGTCTCATTAAAGGGACACTTCAGGGTTTTTATTGAAAGCTTATGTCAAACACTCAGATGGTAAAATCTACATCTTTATTTAAGagcatgttcacgtctttatctcactgtcaacaggaaactgacatttgtaaaccactcactctcccacaccaaagtccacagagaaaatcagtgattttagctcgcagagacacaggagctgctggtcctctgctgcctcgtgtggtcactttgtgtcactgaggtcaatctgaacaaaggattttaaaagctgaactcataaaataatacatgtgaacacagtgaagtgacaaaataagacatttgaggcagcagtggatcaacaactcttgtgtgtttgatgttaaaatcactgattttctctctggactttggtgtgggagagtgagtagttTACAAATGATCAAGTGAATAATGAACATGTGTTTTGGATGAGTTTAAAGCTGTGGTATGTAACTTTGGtccatgtttgttgttgttctgcctGTGTTGGATCTTCATGAACACAACATGATTTGTCCTTCATCTAAAAAGTATCAGTGTATGAGCTGCTGTGAAGTTACATGAGTTTTGATTTGTTACTGGTTTTGTTTGCTGTCAGGTTTGTGAGCTGGACATCATCTTCAACTTTGAGAAGGCTTACTTCATCCTGGATGAATTTCTCTTGGGCGGCGAAGCTCAGGAAACGTCCAAGAAGAACGTGCTGAAGGCCATCGAGCAGGCCGACCTGCTGCAGGAGGTAAGACGTCCAgccccacccacccccaccccaactgtgtctttgtgtggttATTGTTGACTCTTCTCTGTTGTGATCTTTTCAGAACGTAGACTTTCAGACACGTCTGTTTGCAGGTACAGTGTGTTGTCAAGTTAGATCAGTAGATTTAGATCCGGGTAGATTCACCAACACAAACCTGAAACCAGAGGAATCAGTGTTCAGGCTAAAACACAGCCCTACGCTAACTACGCAAAAATGTTGCCTATTAATGAGTGTATTGCTAACACAAAAATGTGGGTATCAAATGATGACAGTGTTGCAAACGAAAATGGTAATGTTGTGGATGAAGTTAAATCTAATGACAGTGTTTCAAATATTAGTAAGCACTCGAGCCATAGGAGCCGTAGTAGTGCAAGATCAAGTACTGTATCCTCTGCAGCCATAAAGGTTGAAGCAGAAAGGGCAGCGCTTGTTGCTCtagctgcagctttaaaagaaaagcatgacttggaggaacaggaacagcagctgaaaaggaaaagagaacagCTTGATTTACAAGCTGAAATAGCTGCATCCACTGCTAAGCTGGCTGTATTACAGGCTTCAGAGTGGAGAGGTTCTTCTCAAGCACACAGCAATGGCATGAATTCCTATttggaaaaggagaaaaggaaaaggctTGAAAACTCTGTCACCACGTTGAACCCTATGGCAAAGACTTATCGTCCTGTTGCATGGAAATCAACACAAAATGAACTGTCAAAATGGTCACTACCACCCAAGGAAATCTTATTAAAGGATGTGCAACCCAAGGAAACTGAGCAATGGGTCCAAGCTGCTTCA is a window from the Solea solea chromosome 9, fSolSol10.1, whole genome shotgun sequence genome containing:
- the LOC131466178 gene encoding AP-1 complex subunit sigma-2-like isoform X1, yielding MSSVMRQWRPIRSEPVCVCVCVTVNTLSSLMMQFMLLFSRQGKLRLQKWYMPLSDKEKKKITRELVQTVLARKPKMCSFLEWRDLKVVYKRYASLYFCCAVENQDNELITLEIIHRYVELLDKYFGSVCELDIIFNFEKAYFILDEFLLGGEAQETSKKNVLKAIEQADLLQENVDFQTRLFAGSRNSLQCAGGNRPDVNNHLICDVTLVQLPT
- the LOC131466178 gene encoding AP-1 complex subunit sigma-2-like isoform X2 codes for the protein MSSVMRQWRPIRSEPVCVCVCVTVNTLSSLMMQFMLLFSRQGKLRLQKWYMPLSDKEKKKITRELVQTVLARKPKMCSFLEWRDLKVVYKRYASLYFCCAVENQDNELITLEIIHRYVELLDKYFGSVCELDIIFNFEKAYFILDEFLLGGEAQETSKKNVLKAIEQADLLQENVDFQTRLFAGVMVPGLASESSGLFQN
- the LOC131466178 gene encoding AP-1 complex subunit sigma-2-like isoform X4; protein product: MSSVMRQWRPIRSEPVCVCVCVTVNTLSSLMMQFMLLFSRQGKLRLQKWYMPLSDKEKKKITRELVQTVLARKPKMCSFLEWRDLKVVYKRYASLYFCCAVENQDNELITLEIIHRYVELLDKYFGSVCELDIIFNFEKAYFILDEFLLGGEAQETSKKNVLKAIEQADLLQENVDFQTRLFAAPT
- the LOC131466178 gene encoding AP-1 complex subunit sigma-2-like isoform X3, with the translated sequence MSSVMRQWRPIRSEPVCVCVCVTVNTLSSLMMQFMLLFSRQGKLRLQKWYMPLSDKEKKKITRELVQTVLARKPKMCSFLEWRDLKVVYKRYASLYFCCAVENQDNELITLEIIHRYVELLDKYFGSVCELDIIFNFEKAYFILDEFLLGGEAQETSKKNVLKAIEQADLLQEEVETPCSVLEEIGLM
- the LOC131466178 gene encoding AP-1 complex subunit sigma-2-like isoform X5, translated to MSSVMRQWRPIRSEPVCVCVCVTVNTLSSLMMQFMLLFSRQGKLRLQKWYMPLSDKEKKKITRELVQTVLARKPKMCSFLEWRDLKVVYKRYASLYFCCAVENQDNELITLEIIHRYVELLDKYFGSVCELDIIFNFEKAYFILDEFLLGGEAQETSKKNVLKAIEQADLLQEPRHEFFTVPVY
- the LOC131466178 gene encoding AP-1 complex subunit sigma-2-like isoform X6; amino-acid sequence: MQFMLLFSRQGKLRLQKWYMPLSDKEKKKITRELVQTVLARKPKMCSFLEWRDLKVVYKRYASLYFCCAVENQDNELITLEIIHRYVELLDKYFGSVCELDIIFNFEKAYFILDEFLLGGEAQETSKKNVLKAIEQADLLQENVDFQTRLFAGSRNSLQCAGGNRPDVNNHLICDVTLVQLPT